The following proteins come from a genomic window of Sorghum bicolor cultivar BTx623 chromosome 3, Sorghum_bicolor_NCBIv3, whole genome shotgun sequence:
- the LOC8069823 gene encoding uncharacterized protein LOC8069823: MAKPAAAEPFSIRGYAMRMRAVDAAECYPFVGGGCSEGEGEPPPPPRFPPMDPKPLSRWWKHELAAGQARLLAGAKGGEAAAAGVRGSALRKGTKRKGSRSNSTGERARKRRRVLQFRSFLSNKERTAKPQSTFRLHEQKLHMAMLRKHKSSTVHTSTVLEPRKKLEEACDRMPTHENSVKKRHRERTDPSSEMNSDLYGIKEVTSSVNKQVIEVNGSTNKPTNTGHEMVKTSTGPKDDIFGDLPLLELESSKVMFRTGVHELPTVIEESFITNQTEADSIPEVVPLELIDASDITAQTPSPLEDLVKSEDSEPACISHNDVAGSHPSTVGIDGLPNHKNINMVKPGLGDMQLKFTDVSALGSHSVLRSKSGSGYPLQGCFDVNKNCSQEIKKHGTNSTSSPPAMRTRAEETKYKDAPVKGKKSTDITSAAVALPVPANQLSYQASALPSAVSHSVFSTRVDSNDMSSFRSMPAKECIPTTRPGNLRTNVCHGSRKHVDPCVALSTDNQGSSHSKLHPICSPANIGMTFMKLPGLERMEISNCNVKIGENRFSNAESMNAVRYQKQPWLSGMTYVMQGQKQIGLSSSQVGKPALDGYGGEGDHHLQQPTVRLMGKTVSVCSHSKDHNVSTMDQVSPDNVAIEASRLSTISCQLPQKRSFPCQDSVTPRVHLNNSSDFLARIPNNSMQGQNTAFSGLHNQRPQPINSAPTVKDCTWNFGNQFVRQAELNKAAIVSTNSQTRHLELHQPPQLISIPQNQQSHLWTPAAQMSRKDQCFVGPAVNQSSLVPKSLLTASMKEKYQKSTLLSYDDPSSMSICQPYQIPGANSSSASVTSFFEYGADNSLSRSSSPGLSLSLATGLANESVSTGRVACAGSLTNADGRKAASFAEPISNSSAYADNVSQQPAKPISNRTAYATDNVSQQPAKRQLVTDTQDLMSMGPNIVNHSPGWSLSDAVGPQVLDFSKRIARDAVQTSRNESNNPRASSGPVPPIETWSRPGLVAGANTMLKPGQNLNDHSKLLYSTKFSVDRGINSVVL; this comes from the exons ATGGCCAAGCCCGCTGCCGCCGAGCCATTCTCCATACG GGGTTACGCCATGAGGATGCGGGCCGTCGACGCGGCCGAGTGCTACCCgttcgtcggcggcggctgcagcgaaggggagggggagccgccgccgccgccgcggttcCCGCCGATGGACCCGAAGCCGCTGTCACGGTGGTGGAAGCACGAGCTCGCGGCGGGGCAGGCCCGGCTTTTGGCTGGCGCCAAGGGCGGAGAGGCTGCGGCAGCCGGGGTCCGCGGCAGTGCGCTGCGGAAGGGGACCAAGAGGAAGGGATCTCGCTCGAACTCCACGGGCGAGAGGGCCAGGAAACGGCGGCGTGTGCTTCAGTTTAGGTCCTTTCTGTCGAACAAG GAGAGAACTGCTAAGCCTCAGTCAACATTTCGTTTACATGAACAGAAGTTGCATATGgcaatgctgagaaagcatAAAAGTTCTACTGTCCATACAAGTACAGTACTTGAACCAAGGAAGAAACTGGAAGAGGCATGTGATCGCATGCCAACTCATGAAAACAGCGTGAAAAAGCGACACAGAGAGAGAACGGACCCTTCTAGTGAAATGAATAGTGACCTCTACGGGATAAAGGAAGTGACCTCCTCTGTAAATAAGCAAGTCATAGAAGTCAATGGTTCAACTAATAAGCCTACAAACACTGGCCACGAAATGGTGAAAACTTCCACAGGGCCCAAAGATGATATCTTTGGAGATCTCCCTCTCCTTGAATTAGAGAGCTCCAAGGTTATGTTTCGGACTGGTGTTCATGAACTTCCAACTGTTATAGAAGAATCATTTATAACAAATCAAACCGAAGCAGATTCTATACCAGAAGTTGTACCCTTGGAGCTGATAGATGCATCTGACATCACTGCTCAGACGCCATCTCCTCTTGAAGACTTGGTGAAAAGTGAAGACAGTGAGCCAGCATGCATCTCCCACAATGATGTGGCAGGGAGTCACCCTTCCACTGTTGGGATTGATGGTCTGCCGAATCATAAGAACATCAATATGGTGAAACCAGGTCTTGGTGATATGCAGTTGAAATTTACTGACGTGTCTGCTTTAGGTTCTCATTCTGTTCTGAGGTCAAAATCTGGTTCTGGTTACCCTCTGCAGGGTTGTTTTGATGTGAACAAGAACTGCTCTCAGGAAATAAAAAAACATGGTACTAATTCTACTAGCAGTCCACCTGCCATGAGAACAAGAGCTGAAGAAACTAAATATAAAGATGCACCAGTTAAGGGCAAGAAGAGTACTGATATCACTAGTGCAGCGGTTGCACTACCCGTGCCTGCCAACCAACTTTCATATCAAGCTAGCGCGTTGCCCTCTGCAGTATCACATTCAGTTTTCAGCACAAGAGTTGATTCAAATGACATGTCTTCATTCAGAAGTATGCCTGCCAAGGAATGCATCCCAACTACCAGACCTGGTAACTTAAGAACTAATGTGTGCCATGGAAGTAGGAAACATGTGGATCCATGTGTGGCACTATCTACAGATAACCAGGGTAGCTCGCACTCAAAACTTCATCCAATTTGCAGTCCTGCTAACATTGGAATGACTTTTATGAAGCTACCGGGCCTCGAACGGATGGAGATCTCAAACTGCAATGTAAAGATAGGCGAAAACAGGTTTAGTAATGCAGAGTCAATGAACGCAGTAAGATATCAGAAACAACCGTGGTTGAGTGGCATGACCTATGTAATGCAAGGTCAGAAACAGATAGGTCTAAGCAGCTCTCAAGTTGGGAAACCAGCTCTTGATGGTTATGGGGGCGAAGGTGATCATCATCTGCAGCAACCCACAGTTCGTTTGATGGGTAAGACCGTCTCAGTTTGCTCACATAGCAAGGATCATAATGTATCGACCATGGATCAAGTGAGTCCTGACAATGTTGCCATTGAAGCAAGCCGCCTATCCACAATCTCATGTCAGTTACCCCAAAAGAGATCATTCCCTTGTCAGGATTCTGTGACACCAAGAGTGCATCTAAACAACTCTTCAGATTTTTTGGCAAGGATTCCCAACAATAGCATGCAAGGGCAAAATACTGCTTTCAGTGGCCTCCATAACCAAAGGCCACAACCAATAAATAGTGCTCCAACCGTGAAAGATTGCACTTGGAATTTTGGTAATCAGTTTGTTCGTCAAGCTGAACTCAATAAGGCAGCTATAGTCAGCACCAACTCTCAGACTAGGCATCTAGAGCTACATCAACCACCTCAATTGATAAGCATTCCTCAGAATCAACAGTCTCATTTGTGGACTCCGGCAGCACAGATGAGTAGGAAAGATCAGTGTTTTGTGGGTCCAGCAGTGAACCAATCTTCCCTGGTTCCAAAATCATTGCTAACTGCAAGTATGAAGGAAAAGTATCAGAAATCCACTTTGTTGTCTTACGATGATCCTAGTTCTATGTCTATTTGCCAACCCTACCAGATACCTGGTGCAAACTCATCTTCTGCATCTGTCACATCCTTTTTTGAGTATGGTGCGGATAATTCGTTGTCCAGAAGCTCTTCTCCTGGACTGAGTCTTTCTCTTGCAACTGGTTTGGCTAATGAGTCTGTTTCCACAGGTAGAGTAGCTTGTGCAGGCAGTCTTACAAATGCAGATGGTAGGAAGGCTGCTAGCTTTGCCGAACCAATAAGCAATAGTTCAGCTTATGCAGATAATGTTTCACAGCAACCTGCAAAGCCAATAAGCAACAGAACAGCTTATGCAACAGATAATGTTTCACAACAACCTGCAAAGAGACAACTTGTTACAGATACACAGGATTTAATGTCTATGGGCCCAAACATTGTGAACCATTCACCTGGCTGGTCACTTAGTGATGCAGTTGGTCCTCAGGTACTTGATTTTAGTAAAAGAATAGCAAGGGATGCTGTTCAAACGTCAAGAAATGAAAGCAACAATCCAAGGGCCAGTTCCGGTCCAGTTCCGCCTATTGAAACATGGTCTAGGCCTGGGTTGGTTGCAGGGGCTAATACCATGTTGAAGCCAGGTCAAAACCTGAATGATCATTCCAAACTGCTATACTCCACCAAGTTTTCGGTTGATAGGGGTATCAATTCGGTTGTATTATAG